TCTGAGATCTAATCCGTTTGTAAATTCTCTTTTATTTAGATGATAATTGAAATACATTATTTCTTGTTTCGATAAAAGTTTACTTTCAGATATTAGTAAACTTGAGTTAAGCATTTCATCAATAGAATTTCGTACTACTAAAGGATAATGCTAATAGCTTTTAATACTCCATTAATTTGATTGACTATAAATAAGAGTGTTGTTAGTCTTTACAAAATCATCGAACTAAATACAGAGATATTTTTTTATCAACAAAATACTTTATTCCATCTTCTGATAATCCTAAAAAATCTCAAACGTACATTCTCATTTGTCATCACAAGTCATAAGCAATAATTTTCAAATGGCTCAATATATATAAATACTTTGATCTGAAAAAAGTTACCTCAGAATACCAATCCTCAGGACTATTTGCAGGGAACATACTTTTACACTCAACCAAGCTGTTTATTTGCCAGTACCATAAAGCCTGGAGCAAACTCCAAAAAGTCTAAAGTCAATTTCTTCCCATCCTGTACGTGTATAGCTGATATCAAGTGGAGCAAAATCGAACTCAGGACATTATCCGTATTTTTCTAAACTCAGATCTGATTTCAACGAAACGTAGATTTTTGAAAAAATAAATCTAAATATTCAAGAACTTAGCAATAAACGACCCAATAACATTTCTATTGAATCTTGTTCCTGAGTTGATGGTAATCTAATAAGGCAATTTACTAATATAGTATAGAATGTCTTTCGATAAAATTTTCGCCCATGGAATATTCATATTTTTCGACTCATGAATATTGTTTCCATTACATCTAACTTACTTTCTTTACTTACTGTGTTAATCAACCCTCATTATCTGTGTAACGAAATAGCCTCTCAAATAGAGAGAGAAAAGTTGAGAATGTATTATGTTGATCCAATTTTTTACTGTAAGAAACTTCTAAATTCCATCTTACTGAATATTTGACTGTCTAAGTCGTCTTCACTCAAGGTAATATATAGAACACCTACCTTCCAAGAGGCAAAACATTTGCAGTAGTGAACTTCCCTCTAATGCTTTCTCTCTTTGCTTTTAATTTTGTCCTAGTTGATATATTTTAACTATTAGAATTAGAGCAAACAATTAGACTAATGAAATTTAAGTTTGCATCATCATCAATATATTTTGATATTATTTCTTCTCTATCAGATAGACTTCTAATGATTTTGGGAAGTAAGATCGGAAAATCATGTTTGTGATTCATTCAAAGTTTGATAACAGCACTTGCAGACTCTTTCAGTTAATTAAAAGGATTTTAATCTCCGCTGAAAATGAGTTACAAGAATCTTATGCTTTAAAATGTAGTCAACATGAAAAGGTTCATTTTGAGAACTGATGAAATGTTTGGTCAATTTGTTTATATACAGAAGGTTGTTACTTAGACAATTCCGTAGAAATCTTTTTTATAACCATATTCATATAGATTTCAGTTCATTGATTGTTTGATTACTTATAGTCAAGAAATATTTTCTAGTAATCAACCATAACTGATTGACTGCTTTTTTGAAATGATCCTTTGTAGAATCATCCCAAGTTGGAATGTATATTTCATTGTCAAAGTATTTCTTTATGTTGTAGAACTCTAAGATGTCATTGATTTCAAAATCTTGATTGAAATTAACATTATCTAAAAGACTCTCTACTTTTTTAAAATAGTGTACATAAGCACTATCTTCTTTGGAGAAAAAAATTACTCTGTCAAGGTTTGTTCTACTCATGATTCATAAGGTAATTACTAAGCTGTCATTTGAAGTTAGTATTTACCTTATGAATTACAAATAAGTAGTTTTATATGACCACCACCTCATGGAAATTATCCTTGTTCAGATATTTTTGTGCTAGTGCCTGTACCTCATTTGCAGTAATAGATTTGTATATCTGTACGTTACGATTGAAGTGCTCTATGGTCAGCCCGTTGAGGATGAGCATACGCCAGCGCTGTATGATGTGGAAAGGACCATCCAGGTCGCCCAGCAGGTTGCCCAGCAGGTAGTTCTTCACCAGCAGCAGTTCATCATCATCCGCTTTTTCATTACATATCACATCCATCTCGTGGTATATCTCTTTCACAGCCGCTTCTACCACATTCCTGCCTACTTCTGTTTGTATAATCAGGGAGCCACCGTTAAGCATTGGCGTAGTACTACTATATATACCATAGGTATAGCCCTTGTCTTCGCGTATGTTGCTCATCAGCCTGGAGCCGAAATAACCACCGAACAAGGTATTAGCTACTACCATAGGTGCAAAGTCTGGGTGGTGCCTGTTGGGGAACAAGCTACCTATACGTATCGCACCCTGTACACCATTTTCATCATTCATGATATGATGCCTGCGCTCTGCAATAGTTTCGGCAGTAAAGGTAGGTACTTCCAATGCTGTTGGGTTCACAGCTATTTTACCAAACACTTCGTTGATACATTTTGTGTCCTGCTCACTTACCTTACCCGCCATGAATATTTTTACTCCTGACAGGTCGTAGCTTTTTTTGTGAAACGTTTGCAGGTCTTCGCGCGTCAGTGTCTCGATCACTGCACGTTTGGTATAACGTCCGTAGGGGTGATGTTCACCAAACAGTAGTGCGTCTATCTGTTGGTTGGCTACAAAATCACATTCACGCAGGCTCACCAGCAACCTTTGTATTGTATTCTGCTTATAGATGTCCAGCTCTTCCTGGGGAAAGATACTTTCCGTCAGCAGTTCGAATATTACCGGCAGCAATTGGGGCAGGTGTTTGGTCATACAGAACAGCGACACGGTAGCATTATCATTGCCCGGCTTAACCCTGACTGAAGCGCCATAGAACTCCAATGCCTCGTTTATCTCCTTAGCATTGCGCTTTGAGGTGCCGTTCTTCAACAGTCCGGCTACAGCTTGTGCAACACCTTCTTTTTGCTCATACCACAGCCCCGCCGGGAAAACCCAATCCACTTCCACCACTTCCTGCACACCGGCATTGAGCCAGTAGAGTGGTAGTCCGTTATCCAGCGTTTGTGTATTTACCGGTGGCAATACATAATCAAACTCTATCGCATCGTGTATTTTGGGTGCTTGTGTCCTGTCTAATATCATTGTCTGATTTTTTAACTTTTAGTTCGTCAACTCTATTTAGGGATGAATAATGAGCGTAGTTCATCTGCATCGTCCGGGCTCATTTTGCCGCCCAGTATCAGGCGTACTTGCCTGCGGCGCAGTGCGCCGTCATACATCTTTTGCTCATCTTCTGTTTCGGGTACCAGTTTTGGTACTTTACGGGGCCTGCCGTTAGGGTCCAGCGCTACAAAGGTAGCATAGGCCTCGTTGGTCAGGTATTTGTATTGTGCCGACAGGTCTTCTCCCCATACCTTCAGGTATATTTCCATAGAGGTATTGAATGAGCGGGTCACTTTCGCCTCTATGGTCAATACATTGCCCAGCTTTATGGGATTGTTGAACGAAACATTATCTATTGATGCCGTGACTACGGGGCAGTTACAATGCCTCTGTGCCGAAATAGCAGCCGCAATGTCCATCCAGTGCATCAGCTTACCACCCATCAGGTTGCCCAGTGTATTGGTATCGTTGGGCAATACCAATTCTGACATAACATTATACGTGTCTTTAGGATGTTTCTCTTTCATATCAATTTTTTAAACAGTGCAAAGGTAGCCCAAACAGACTACCCTTGCTATTGATTATTTCCATACCGTGTTAAATCGTGCTCCTATGGTCATCCAGCGGCCCGGCATAGGCACGGCTCCCACCTCTTTGTATTGCGCGTCCAGTATATTATTCACATCTGCATACAGGAGGATATTCTTAAAGGTATAACCTATCCTCAGATCCAGCAGGGTATAGTCATTGGCATTGATGCGGTACAGGTACCTGTAAGCGATATTGGCCTGTACATGTTTATACAGCACAGATGTCAGCTTAACGGTCGCCTGGTGTCGAAGCGCTTCGATAGCGTATTTGGATATCTCGCTTGTGGGTGATTCTACCACAGGGCTCAGGTAAGTATAGTTAGCATTCAATTTCACATCATAGTTGCCGGACAGGTGGGCAAGTTTACCCAGGTCGATAACCGACTGCATCGTAATGCCCTGTGTATTGATGGTCTGGAAGTTTTGCGGCTGCCAGGGGTCTGTATTGGTAGCTCTTACCCAGTCGATAAAATCGGTAGACCTGCGGTAGAAGTAAGCAGCTCTTACAAATATGCTTTGTTTGTCATACTGTAATCCACCCTCGCCATAGTTGGCATACTCTGGTTTCAGCTGCGTATTACCTATATTGGCCGGACCTTTATAATACAGGTCGGTATAAGTAGGCAGGCGCTGCCCTGTAGTGGCATTCACAAACAGTTTCCAGTCGCGGGCTATTGTGTAGCCTGCATCTACTCCTGGAAATACTTCCCAGTCGTAGTCGCTGTTCTTATTGGCATACAGGCCCGCACTTGCATTCAACTTATCAGAAAAGTAATGCTTGTACTCGGCATAGATACCTAGGTTGTTACGCTGGCGCTTGCCCAGGTTAGTACTGTTGATGTCCTCGTTACGGTATTCAACACCCGCACCTATGATGCCCTTGTTCAGGCGTATGGTACTTTGAACTTCTCCTGTCAGCACATTGGTTTCGTGTATGTTGTGGTACAGGGCCGGGTTCTGGCGTACGAAAATATAATCATCGTTATTGTACCTGTAGCTTACACGCGGGCTGATAGATACCTTTTTAGAAGGCTTGTATGTGTACTTGATGCTACCTAAAGCAGTCTGCACTTTTTCAGTTGCTTCTGCATCAACAGGGGCTGCGTAATAAGCATTAGCACCAAAGTCGTTATTGATATAACCACCCATAGCTTCAATGCTGTTCTTGTCGTTGATGTTAATACGGTTCTGGTAGTACAGCCTGTAAGCGTTATAGCCTGTATTGTACCTGTAACCATTACCCTCGTCGTGCGAGAGTGATATGATGTGCGACTGCTTTTTGCCGGCTATAGATGCTGATGCCTGTGCGCCCCAGCCCAGGTAAGTTTTACCGGTAGCTGTATCCTGTTTCAGGCTACTACCCGAATAAGCCTGTGCAAACACCTCGTCTTTTACCGGTGACTTGGTAACTATGTTGATAGCGCCAGCCAATGCATAGATACCATAGGTACGGGCCGCAGGGCCACGTACTATCTCAATATGGTCGATAGCTGAAAGTGGTATGGGCAGGTTGAGCATGTGGTGGCCCGTTTGCGGGTCAGACATCTTAACACCGTTTACCAGCACCAGTACCTGGTCGAAGGTACTGCCGTCAATACTCATGTCAGACTGAGTGCCAGCAGGGCCACGTTGACGAAGGTCTACACCCGCTACATAAGACAGCAGTTCGTTGACATTCTTTACAGGGAGTGCCAGTACCTGTCGACTATCCATGATCTCGATGTTCCTGTTGTGTTTACCGTAAGGCTCTGTTATACGGTTCTCTTTGATAAGCACAGAGTCCAATGATGATGACATGGACTGTGCCTGTACATGCTGAATTGATAATGTGGCCAGGCCTAATGCCGCCAGCAGTTGCTTCTTCATGTTATTTGATTTTGGCGGGCAAATATATAGGGCTATACGGCAAACACCTACATAATTAACTAATAATCAATGTGTTGATGTTTGTAACCATGATACTATGGCCTTTATACATTAGGATAAAACAACAAAGGCTCCTTTCGGGAGCCTTTGTAAAGTATGTATTATAAATATGATTATTGTATCTCAAGTTTGTGTCCGCTTACAGAAGTGCCATTTTTTGCTATGTTCATAATATAAGTACCCGGAGCAACAGAACCTTTCAGCGATATTTTAGTTTCCGCTTGCTTCAGTGTACCTGTACTTACTGTTTTTCCGGTAATGTCGGTAATGTTGTATGTCCAGGTTCCATTAACAGCTTCAGGTTGTCTGACCGTAAAGTTACCATTACCCGGATTAGGGAATACCTGGGCCATTGCTGCAGGTGCTATGTCATCTACATTATCAGGATAACGCAGGCGCTGAGGATGAATGTTCACGTCCTTCATGGTTGCAAATGTTGCATCAGTAAATGTGATGTTCACCATTGGCAGCATCTCATTCCAGCGATAGAAACTTTTCTGATAAACAGTATTTGTTTGTCCTTGTGTCAGGCCTACCTGTTGCATCAGCAACGGATCTGCAGGAGCGCCGTTCAGGTACAGGCTATCTTTTACAGAGAGTGTTGTTTTAACCTCCAGTACTGCCTCAGCACCACATGGCTTACCGTCAGACGGGCGTTTGATCCTCATAAAGCCCCAGCCCACAACTTCGTTGGTAGAAGTAGTGATAGACTTACGCTGAGCCGGAGCATTGGTGAGCGGCGGCAATGGCGAAGGGAGTTTGTACGATAAGGTCATGTTCGTACTGCTGTTGGAAGTTGAGTTCCACTTGGTACCTATAGTACAAGGGTAAGGCATCTGCACCTGCGGTGCAGAATATATTACATCCTGCTTCAATACCACCAGGCTATCAGTAGGAGCACCCCCTTGTGCAGCCAGGGAAAATGCCTGGCGGTCGATACGCTCACCTTGTGTTTTGATACCGGTAGCATCAATAGAGAACATCAGGTTGGTCTCGTATGTTACACCTGCAGACTCAACATATGCCAGGTTTGCAAAATTGGCATTGGCAAAATTTGTTGCTGCCGAGAATTTAGCATAGTACTTATAGCTGGCCAATTGCACAGTTGTCAGGTCCCAGGTATAATATTGCCCGTCCGGCACAACGGGTACAGAACTCAATACAGTACCATAAACGGTATCTGTGCCAACAGGATTTTTCGGGCCTGTTGTCTGGTCAAACACCAAAGGGAATGAATACTGCCCGAAGGCGGTAGCTGACAGAGCTAATAAGCAAATAGAAGTAAACAGTAGTTTCATAATTTACAAGTTTGGTTGGTTAGACGTAATATTACGTGTTTTCATCCGGTCTGCCATATTTTTTTCCTACTTACTCAGGTGCATGCTACGCTCTTTGTACAACGTCCTGAACCATGGGTCGCGCAGGTTTTTGATGAAACGTATTGCTTCACCTGTGCTCTTCATTTCAGGACCCAGTTCTTTATTAACTCTGGGGAATTTATTGAAACTGAATACCGGCTCTTTTACTGCGTAACCATCCAGTTTATTTTCCATTTTGAAGTCTTTCAGTTTGTTCTCACCCAACATGATCTTAGTAGCAATGTTCAGGTAAGGCACACCGTATGCTTTGGCTATGAACGGTGTGGTACGGCTGGCACGCGGGTTGGCCTCTATCACATATACCTTACCTTCTTTTATGGCAAACTGTATGTTGATAAGCCCTTTCACATTCAGGCGTAAAGCTATTTTCTTTGCATAGTCCACCATTTCGTCTACTTCCAGTTGGCCCAGGTTGAAGGAAGGCAATACCGCGTGGCTGTCTCCGCTATGAATACCGGCAGGCTCAATGTGCTCCATGATACCCATAATGTGTACATCCTCACCATCGCATATTGCATCTACCTCAGCCTCCTGGCAACGGTCCAGGAAGTGGTCGATCAGTATCTTATTGCCGGGCAGGTGTTTCAGCAGACTGAGTACACCTTTCTCCAGTTCTTCGTCATTAATAACGATTCGCATCCTTTGGCCACCCAGTACATAGGAAGGGCGCACCAGTACGGGATATCCTACTTCCTTGGCTACTTCCATAGCTTCGTCGGTATTATAAGCCGTACCGTATTTAGGATAAGGAATGTTCATTTCTTTCAACAGGTCGCTGAAACGGCCGCGGTCTTCGGCTATATCCATACTGTCGTATGAAGAACCTATTATTTTAATGCCTTTTTCGTGCAGGCGTGCCGCCATTTTCAGGGCGGTCTGTCCGCCCAACTGCACTATTACACCATAAGGTTGTTCGTGTTCTATTATCTCCCACAGGTGCTCCCAGTATACCGGTTCAAAGTACAGTTTGTCTGCTATATCAAAATCGGTTGATACCGTCTCGGGGTTACAGTTCACCATGATCGCCTCGTAACCACATTCTTTGGCAGCCAGCAGGCCGTGTGTACAGCAATAGTCGAACTCGATACCCTGGCCTATACGGTTCGGGCCCGAACCCAGAACGATCACTTTTTTCCTGTCAGAGCTGATACTTTCGTTGAATACCAGGTCGCCGCGTGTTTCAGAAGATATGGCTGAACTCTCAAAAGTACTGTAGTAATATGGTGTCTGGGCTGCAAACTCGGCGCTGCAGGTATCCACCATTTTATATACCCTCTTTATGTTCGCTTTCTTCCTGCGCTCGTACACTTCCTCAGCCGTACAGTCTTTTACCAGCATGGCTATCTGCTCGTCGCTGAAGCCCATGATCTTGGCTTCGCGCAGCATATCTTCCGGCATATTCTCCAGGTGCTTGTATTCTTTTATCCTGTTCTCCATCTTCACGATGTCCTGTATCTGGTACAGGAACCAGCGGTCTATCAAGGTAGCCTCGCGGATGGTTTTGATAGATACACCCGCAGAAAGCGCGTCTTTTATTTTGAATACCCTGTCCCAGGTAGGACGTTTCAGTGATTCCAGCAGTTCGTCAACATGCATTTTGCCGCTGGTGATAGATGTCAGGCCTATTGCGTTGTTCTCCAGGCTCTGGCAGGCTTTCTGCAATGCCTCGGGGAAGGTGCGGCCAATGGCCATTACCTCACCTACCGATTTCATCTGCAGGCCCAGTGTATCGTCAGCTCCCTTGAACTTATCGAAGTTCCAGCGGGGCATTTTTACTATTACGTAGTCCAGCGCAGGCTCAAAGTAGGCCGATGTGCTCTGCGTGATCTGGTTCTTCAGCTCGTCCAGCGAGTAGCCGATGGCCAGTTTGGCGGCTATCTTGGCAATGGGGTATCCGGTTGCTTTAGAAGCCAGTGCCGAAGAACGGCTCACGCGCGGGTTGATCTCAATCGCTATCAGTTCTTCCGTTTCAGGGTTCAGTGCGAACTGTATGTTACAACCACCGGCAAAGTTACCCAGGTCGCGCATGATACGGACAGCCGTATCGCGCATCAGCTGCATAGCCGTGTCGCTCAATGTCATGGCCGGGGCTACGGTGATACTATCTCCCGTGTGGATACCCATGGGATCGAAGTTCTCTACCGAGCAGATGATGGCTACGTTGTCCCTGCTGTCGCGCAGCAGCTCCAGCTCAAACTCTTTCCAGCCCAGTACGGCTTTTTCTACCAGCACCTCATGTATAGGAGATGATTTCAGTCCGTGATCCAGTGCAGCTTCCAGGTCTTCCTTGTGCATAACGAAACCACCGCCGCTGCCACCCAGTGTAAACGAGGGGCGTATCACTATCGGCAGGCCTATTTCCTGCGCGAACTCTTTACCTTCCAGTAGCGAGTTAGCCGTTTTGGCCTGTGCTACCTGTATGCCCATTTCTATCATCCACTGGCGGAACAGTTCCCTGTCCTCGGCCTTGTCGATAGCTTTGATGTCTACACCAATGAGCTTAATATTGTATTGTTTCCATATGCCCAGCTCGTCCACATCTTTGGCAAGGTTCAGCGCTGTCTGTCCGCCCATGGTAGGCAATACTGCGTCTATCTCGTTCTCCTGCAGTATCTGCTCAATACTTTCTACCGTCAGTGGCAACAGGTACACCCTGTCGGCCATGATGGGGTCTGTCATTATCGTTGCGGGGTTAGAGTTGATAAGTATCACTTTAACGCCCTCTTCGCGCAGGCTGCGCGCTGCCTGTGAGCCCGAATAGTCGAACTCGCAAGCCTGGCCGATAACGATAGGCCCTGAACCAATGATCAATACAGTCTTAATGGAAGTGTCGCGTGGCATATTATAAATTCAAAAAAATTACAAAGTCAAAACAGGCAAAGTGCCATCCGGTGCGTGGGAGACCCAATTTTTGAATTCTTCGCCAAAAAGCAGCGCATACAAAAATCGGGCTGACGCCCGAGGCGCAAAAGTAATTCAAAATTCGCGAAGTGCCGAATGGAAAATTGTTGTGGCTATAAACCCTTTTTTCGGGTAATTGTTGCAACCTGTTATGAAAATAAGGGCTTGTTATGAAGGGGATTACCGTTAAAGGACTGATTTTCAATAATGAATTTGAAAATTGTAGTGAAAATTCATGCAGCCTGAACACACAGGCGCAAGAGAAAGGGTGAAAATTGTTAAGTAGCTGAAATACGGGCTTAGCTGAAAGTAACATTGCGTCTTTGTAAGTAGTTG
The genomic region above belongs to Chitinophagales bacterium and contains:
- a CDS encoding insulinase family protein; this encodes MILDRTQAPKIHDAIEFDYVLPPVNTQTLDNGLPLYWLNAGVQEVVEVDWVFPAGLWYEQKEGVAQAVAGLLKNGTSKRNAKEINEALEFYGASVRVKPGNDNATVSLFCMTKHLPQLLPVIFELLTESIFPQEELDIYKQNTIQRLLVSLRECDFVANQQIDALLFGEHHPYGRYTKRAVIETLTREDLQTFHKKSYDLSGVKIFMAGKVSEQDTKCINEVFGKIAVNPTALEVPTFTAETIAERRHHIMNDENGVQGAIRIGSLFPNRHHPDFAPMVVANTLFGGYFGSRLMSNIREDKGYTYGIYSSTTPMLNGGSLIIQTEVGRNVVEAAVKEIYHEMDVICNEKADDDELLLVKNYLLGNLLGDLDGPFHIIQRWRMLILNGLTIEHFNRNVQIYKSITANEVQALAQKYLNKDNFHEVVVI
- a CDS encoding acyl-CoA thioesterase; its protein translation is MKEKHPKDTYNVMSELVLPNDTNTLGNLMGGKLMHWMDIAAAISAQRHCNCPVVTASIDNVSFNNPIKLGNVLTIEAKVTRSFNTSMEIYLKVWGEDLSAQYKYLTNEAYATFVALDPNGRPRKVPKLVPETEDEQKMYDGALRRRQVRLILGGKMSPDDADELRSLFIPK
- a CDS encoding TonB-dependent receptor, which gives rise to MKKQLLAALGLATLSIQHVQAQSMSSSLDSVLIKENRITEPYGKHNRNIEIMDSRQVLALPVKNVNELLSYVAGVDLRQRGPAGTQSDMSIDGSTFDQVLVLVNGVKMSDPQTGHHMLNLPIPLSAIDHIEIVRGPAARTYGIYALAGAINIVTKSPVKDEVFAQAYSGSSLKQDTATGKTYLGWGAQASASIAGKKQSHIISLSHDEGNGYRYNTGYNAYRLYYQNRININDKNSIEAMGGYINNDFGANAYYAAPVDAEATEKVQTALGSIKYTYKPSKKVSISPRVSYRYNNDDYIFVRQNPALYHNIHETNVLTGEVQSTIRLNKGIIGAGVEYRNEDINSTNLGKRQRNNLGIYAEYKHYFSDKLNASAGLYANKNSDYDWEVFPGVDAGYTIARDWKLFVNATTGQRLPTYTDLYYKGPANIGNTQLKPEYANYGEGGLQYDKQSIFVRAAYFYRRSTDFIDWVRATNTDPWQPQNFQTINTQGITMQSVIDLGKLAHLSGNYDVKLNANYTYLSPVVESPTSEISKYAIEALRHQATVKLTSVLYKHVQANIAYRYLYRINANDYTLLDLRIGYTFKNILLYADVNNILDAQYKEVGAVPMPGRWMTIGARFNTVWK
- a CDS encoding T9SS type A sorting domain-containing protein, producing the protein MKLLFTSICLLALSATAFGQYSFPLVFDQTTGPKNPVGTDTVYGTVLSSVPVVPDGQYYTWDLTTVQLASYKYYAKFSAATNFANANFANLAYVESAGVTYETNLMFSIDATGIKTQGERIDRQAFSLAAQGGAPTDSLVVLKQDVIYSAPQVQMPYPCTIGTKWNSTSNSSTNMTLSYKLPSPLPPLTNAPAQRKSITTSTNEVVGWGFMRIKRPSDGKPCGAEAVLEVKTTLSVKDSLYLNGAPADPLLMQQVGLTQGQTNTVYQKSFYRWNEMLPMVNITFTDATFATMKDVNIHPQRLRYPDNVDDIAPAAMAQVFPNPGNGNFTVRQPEAVNGTWTYNITDITGKTVSTGTLKQAETKISLKGSVAPGTYIMNIAKNGTSVSGHKLEIQ
- the carB gene encoding carbamoyl-phosphate synthase large subunit — its product is MPRDTSIKTVLIIGSGPIVIGQACEFDYSGSQAARSLREEGVKVILINSNPATIMTDPIMADRVYLLPLTVESIEQILQENEIDAVLPTMGGQTALNLAKDVDELGIWKQYNIKLIGVDIKAIDKAEDRELFRQWMIEMGIQVAQAKTANSLLEGKEFAQEIGLPIVIRPSFTLGGSGGGFVMHKEDLEAALDHGLKSSPIHEVLVEKAVLGWKEFELELLRDSRDNVAIICSVENFDPMGIHTGDSITVAPAMTLSDTAMQLMRDTAVRIMRDLGNFAGGCNIQFALNPETEELIAIEINPRVSRSSALASKATGYPIAKIAAKLAIGYSLDELKNQITQSTSAYFEPALDYVIVKMPRWNFDKFKGADDTLGLQMKSVGEVMAIGRTFPEALQKACQSLENNAIGLTSITSGKMHVDELLESLKRPTWDRVFKIKDALSAGVSIKTIREATLIDRWFLYQIQDIVKMENRIKEYKHLENMPEDMLREAKIMGFSDEQIAMLVKDCTAEEVYERRKKANIKRVYKMVDTCSAEFAAQTPYYYSTFESSAISSETRGDLVFNESISSDRKKVIVLGSGPNRIGQGIEFDYCCTHGLLAAKECGYEAIMVNCNPETVSTDFDIADKLYFEPVYWEHLWEIIEHEQPYGVIVQLGGQTALKMAARLHEKGIKIIGSSYDSMDIAEDRGRFSDLLKEMNIPYPKYGTAYNTDEAMEVAKEVGYPVLVRPSYVLGGQRMRIVINDEELEKGVLSLLKHLPGNKILIDHFLDRCQEAEVDAICDGEDVHIMGIMEHIEPAGIHSGDSHAVLPSFNLGQLEVDEMVDYAKKIALRLNVKGLINIQFAIKEGKVYVIEANPRASRTTPFIAKAYGVPYLNIATKIMLGENKLKDFKMENKLDGYAVKEPVFSFNKFPRVNKELGPEMKSTGEAIRFIKNLRDPWFRTLYKERSMHLSK